A stretch of Rubinisphaera margarita DNA encodes these proteins:
- a CDS encoding Hsp70 family protein yields MIVGIDLGTTNSLCAVFQDGQPVIIPSSHGRSLTPSIVGVLDSGELLVGDAARDLRVTRPQHVASRFKRLMGTQETVSLHSKQLNAAELSSLVLKSLKQDAEAYLGEDVTDAVITVPAYFNELQRRATKLAGELAGLRVNRIINEPTAAALAYGFHDRDAEKNLLVIDLGGGTFDVTMMEVFEGTLEIIASAGESTLGGEDFTDRLLGHVLQTMQMHLESAEIRLPLMVSRLRDECERAKRQLGNVEQIDIRIPEDDGHFAESPRTVSITTALFSEIVQPLLERVRRPIARVLRDAGLSPDQVEDVILVGGATRMPVLKTCVREIFDQEPLCTHNPDEVVALGAAIQAALLSNDEAVQDIVMTDVCPFTLGVEITKHIGGHDVEGFFLPIIHRNTTLPVSAEEIVSTVRANQREVVIRVYQGEHRKIEGNLSLGELRVTGIPPAPAGVPIRIRFTYDLNGLLEVEALVDSTGRKFSTVLTNHAQHLSKKEIEDAVSKLQDLKFYPRDEVENQQLLRFSERVLGEISPQERQAFEEIIDSFEIAMASGDPSYFQQVRAFLLERLSELGFPHDSGEGSAE; encoded by the coding sequence ATGATTGTCGGCATCGATCTGGGTACGACGAATTCCCTTTGCGCCGTTTTTCAGGACGGGCAACCGGTCATTATTCCCAGCAGTCATGGTCGCAGCCTCACCCCGTCAATCGTCGGCGTGCTCGATTCCGGCGAACTCCTCGTCGGCGACGCGGCTCGCGATCTTCGCGTCACCCGGCCTCAACACGTCGCCTCCCGGTTCAAGCGGCTGATGGGCACGCAGGAAACGGTTTCGCTCCACAGTAAACAGCTCAACGCGGCTGAACTCTCGAGCCTCGTCCTGAAATCGCTCAAGCAGGATGCCGAAGCGTACCTCGGCGAAGACGTGACCGATGCCGTCATCACCGTGCCGGCTTACTTCAATGAACTGCAGCGACGAGCCACGAAACTGGCCGGCGAACTGGCCGGGCTGCGGGTGAACCGCATCATCAACGAACCGACTGCAGCCGCGCTCGCCTATGGATTTCACGATCGCGATGCCGAGAAGAATCTGCTCGTCATCGACCTCGGCGGCGGCACTTTTGATGTCACAATGATGGAAGTCTTTGAAGGGACACTCGAGATCATCGCTTCGGCCGGCGAGAGCACACTCGGTGGAGAAGACTTCACCGATCGTCTGCTCGGACACGTGCTGCAGACCATGCAGATGCATCTGGAGTCAGCTGAGATTCGACTGCCTCTGATGGTCTCCCGACTGCGGGATGAGTGCGAACGAGCCAAACGTCAACTGGGCAACGTCGAACAGATCGACATTCGCATTCCGGAGGATGATGGTCACTTTGCCGAATCACCGCGGACCGTTTCCATCACGACGGCTCTTTTCTCCGAGATTGTCCAGCCGTTGCTGGAGCGGGTCCGTCGCCCCATTGCCCGTGTCCTTCGCGATGCCGGACTCTCCCCCGATCAGGTCGAGGACGTCATCCTCGTCGGCGGGGCAACCCGCATGCCCGTGCTCAAGACGTGTGTGCGGGAGATCTTCGACCAGGAACCACTCTGCACCCACAATCCAGACGAAGTCGTCGCCCTCGGCGCAGCTATTCAGGCGGCTCTGCTGTCCAACGATGAAGCGGTGCAGGACATCGTGATGACGGACGTCTGTCCGTTCACGCTGGGCGTTGAAATCACCAAGCACATTGGCGGTCACGATGTCGAAGGCTTCTTTCTGCCGATCATCCATCGCAACACAACCCTGCCCGTATCGGCCGAAGAAATTGTTTCCACCGTGCGTGCCAATCAACGGGAAGTGGTGATCCGGGTCTACCAGGGCGAGCATCGGAAAATCGAGGGGAACCTGTCTCTGGGTGAACTGCGCGTCACCGGCATCCCCCCCGCTCCCGCCGGCGTGCCGATCCGGATTCGCTTCACCTACGATCTGAACGGCCTGCTCGAAGTCGAAGCCCTCGTCGACAGCACCGGTCGCAAATTCAGCACCGTGCTGACCAACCACGCCCAGCATCTTTCCAAGAAGGAAATCGAGGACGCGGTCAGCAAACTGCAGGACCTCAAGTTCTATCCGCGCGACGAAGTTGAGAATCAGCAGCTGCTGCGATTCAGCGAACGGGTCCTGGGGGAAATCTCGCCCCAGGAACGGCAGGCGTTTGAAGAGATTATCGACAGTTTCGAAATTGCCATGGCTTCCGGCGACCCGTCCTACTTCCAGCAAGTTCGAGCTTTCCTGCTGGAACGCCTCTCCGAACTCGGCTTCCCCCACGACAGCGGCGAGGGCTCCGCGGAGTGA
- a CDS encoding phosphatase PAP2 family protein, giving the protein MLQSFVQTYRNAGQITRLRLPLAIPLCTLLLGTVLLEWSRWDLEISRWFYDVNAKEWPLADVDPWQTIDEWFVFPGVVVGVIALFWGLIACLRWRWDDRARAAVVLTWVLLIGPGLLVNGSLKPFFSRPRPREVVELGGVKAYQPAFGFGDKVHYNSSFPSGHASIGFYLITPAFLCRTRRWRWSLLTVGLCYGGLMSLSRIVQGGHYLSDTLWSLGIVYAVGWAVSTFVTAIQIHRIRPLAVETTPIAEQTRLAA; this is encoded by the coding sequence ATGCTGCAGAGCTTCGTTCAGACCTACCGTAACGCCGGGCAGATTACTCGCCTGCGACTTCCGCTGGCGATCCCTCTCTGCACGCTGCTGCTGGGGACCGTGCTACTGGAGTGGAGTCGATGGGATCTGGAGATCTCGCGGTGGTTCTATGACGTTAATGCGAAAGAATGGCCGCTGGCCGATGTCGATCCGTGGCAGACGATTGATGAATGGTTCGTGTTCCCCGGCGTGGTTGTCGGTGTGATTGCCTTGTTCTGGGGACTGATTGCCTGTCTCCGCTGGCGCTGGGACGATCGCGCCCGAGCTGCGGTGGTGTTGACCTGGGTTTTGCTGATTGGTCCCGGACTGCTCGTGAATGGTTCGTTGAAACCGTTCTTCAGCCGCCCGCGTCCCCGGGAAGTGGTCGAACTGGGGGGCGTGAAAGCGTATCAACCCGCGTTCGGTTTCGGGGACAAAGTCCACTACAACTCGTCGTTTCCGTCCGGACATGCCTCGATTGGCTTTTATCTGATCACGCCCGCATTCCTGTGCCGCACCCGACGCTGGCGCTGGTCGCTGCTGACTGTGGGGCTCTGTTACGGCGGATTGATGAGCCTCTCCCGTATCGTTCAGGGCGGACATTATCTAAGCGACACGCTCTGGTCTCTCGGCATCGTGTATGCGGTCGGGTGGGCGGTATCGACATTTGTGACGGCGATTCAGATTCACCGCATCCGGCCACTGGCTGTAGAGACCACACCCATCGCCGAGCAAACGAGGCTCGCCGCCTGA
- a CDS encoding ArnT family glycosyltransferase, whose translation MPAITETQPSPSGQGQSLVERLKASLAQRPLSWLIGTLLLVRLGFILSSPVDLIADESYYWDWSRRLDFGYYSKPPMIAWINWLSTTLLGPSEFAVRLPAALLGTFGLLWVYHLGARLFSYRVGVLSVLLLALTPGQTALSFLMTIDAPFLFCWAGALYGFWMMTSVKTPPLKWCAITALLLGLGILSKQTMLGFFPLAGLFLLATPERRAMWFSGRIWSTAAAGLAFLAPVLIWNMRNDWITLEHTASHFSENSVTWMTQFARFAEFILGQVGVASPMLWFVIVVTMYAAFRKFKTLTPGERYLVCFSGVPMLGILALSATRRLEPNWPAACYPAAVILVSAVLLGRSTLNNLFKSREKTLSRCWQTGLVCTAITYAAVTVVPLSPLAGSPLDITCRLRGWETLAQQFDDVVKNDAKSTGVENPLIISTAGRDITSGLAFYLPSQPLIPLWSQDDAGVQCQYDLWPKPDTDQAGAAYVITDVNPKLPASLNQSFAEWESLGTISTELGSGRLREYEIFRTRSASAAEADAIERTARNPASRTIR comes from the coding sequence ATGCCTGCCATTACCGAAACCCAACCGTCTCCATCAGGACAGGGGCAATCGCTGGTCGAACGACTCAAAGCGTCCCTGGCACAGAGGCCACTCTCGTGGCTGATCGGGACGCTGCTGCTCGTGCGGCTCGGCTTTATTCTGTCTTCGCCGGTCGATTTGATCGCCGATGAATCCTATTACTGGGACTGGTCGCGGCGGCTCGACTTCGGCTATTACAGCAAGCCTCCGATGATCGCCTGGATCAACTGGCTTTCGACGACGCTCCTCGGCCCGAGCGAATTTGCGGTCCGTCTCCCGGCTGCGCTGCTGGGCACGTTCGGGCTGCTCTGGGTGTATCATCTGGGAGCCCGGCTCTTCTCGTATCGTGTGGGCGTGCTGTCGGTCCTGCTGCTGGCGCTCACGCCCGGGCAAACGGCTCTCAGCTTTCTGATGACGATCGATGCTCCATTTCTGTTCTGCTGGGCCGGAGCGTTGTACGGTTTCTGGATGATGACGTCGGTCAAGACGCCTCCACTCAAGTGGTGTGCAATCACGGCTCTGTTGCTCGGTCTGGGAATCCTTTCGAAGCAGACGATGCTTGGCTTCTTCCCGCTTGCCGGTCTGTTTCTGCTGGCAACGCCCGAACGCCGGGCGATGTGGTTTTCGGGCCGCATCTGGTCGACGGCTGCGGCGGGGCTGGCGTTCCTGGCCCCCGTCCTCATCTGGAACATGCGGAACGACTGGATCACACTTGAGCATACCGCGTCGCACTTCTCCGAGAACTCCGTCACATGGATGACCCAGTTTGCCCGGTTCGCGGAGTTTATTCTGGGGCAGGTGGGCGTCGCCTCGCCGATGCTGTGGTTCGTGATCGTCGTGACCATGTACGCCGCCTTCCGAAAGTTCAAAACGCTGACGCCTGGCGAACGCTACCTCGTCTGCTTCTCCGGCGTGCCGATGTTAGGGATTCTTGCCCTGAGCGCGACCCGTCGACTGGAGCCGAACTGGCCAGCGGCCTGTTATCCGGCCGCGGTCATCCTCGTCTCGGCTGTGCTGCTGGGGCGATCGACGTTGAACAACCTGTTCAAGTCCCGCGAGAAAACGCTGAGTCGCTGCTGGCAGACCGGGCTCGTTTGTACCGCCATTACTTATGCCGCGGTGACTGTCGTTCCCTTGTCTCCGCTGGCGGGAAGTCCGCTCGACATCACCTGCCGATTGCGGGGATGGGAGACGCTGGCTCAGCAGTTCGATGACGTCGTTAAGAACGATGCGAAGTCGACCGGCGTGGAAAATCCGTTGATCATCTCTACGGCTGGCCGGGATATCACCAGCGGCCTCGCTTTCTATCTTCCTTCGCAGCCGTTGATTCCCCTCTGGTCGCAGGATGACGCCGGGGTGCAGTGTCAGTACGACCTGTGGCCCAAGCCGGATACGGACCAGGCGGGAGCAGCCTACGTGATTACCGACGTGAACCCGAAGCTCCCCGCTTCGTTGAATCAGTCGTTTGCCGAATGGGAGTCGCTTGGCACGATTTCGACCGAGCTCGGAAGCGGGCGACTGCGAGAGTATGAGATTTTCCGCACCCGGAGCGCCTCCGCTGCGGAAGCTGACGCGATTGAACGCACTGCCAGGAACCCCGCCTCACGCACCATCAGATAA
- a CDS encoding LptF/LptG family permease, translating into MLTTFERQLFRQFLFVNAVYLCVILGLFTVIDLFDNVDDFVNHSDGKPLSIVLNIAAYYGKMGLFIFDAASVPMIAMSGLTTLLLCKRRGQVKPFLSAGIPTYRVLAPALLMGACVMVGMKMVNREVFLGDAVHHLHSSRGGGGAETLHLVAPRYDHASQILIDGWAVYPHTQRIEKAAFVLPPEIAGQDMICLKADEAEFYPRQGNRPSGWLLRNANPSMTEIPLTEQGKSYLLRSKQPENIFVVSDVTPDLIYKAKESSGFLSTAQLVERINSPAIDNNTARDLEFNFHARVIEPFLTGLMIWIAIPVILQKESRGMIVNAGECGFWLFAIIGSTYAVRFLPALQVAEPVQAAWIPLLLTTPLTVWMLDRVET; encoded by the coding sequence ATGCTCACCACGTTTGAACGTCAACTTTTTCGACAGTTCCTGTTCGTCAACGCCGTCTATCTGTGCGTGATTCTGGGGCTGTTCACGGTGATCGACCTGTTCGACAACGTGGACGACTTCGTCAATCACAGCGATGGAAAGCCGTTGTCGATCGTGCTGAATATTGCCGCTTACTACGGCAAGATGGGCTTGTTCATTTTTGACGCCGCCTCGGTTCCCATGATCGCCATGTCGGGACTGACGACCCTTCTGCTGTGCAAGCGTCGCGGCCAGGTCAAACCGTTTCTCTCGGCCGGAATTCCGACGTATCGCGTTCTTGCTCCCGCCTTATTGATGGGGGCCTGCGTGATGGTCGGTATGAAGATGGTCAACCGGGAAGTCTTCCTGGGAGACGCCGTGCATCATCTGCATTCAAGCCGTGGCGGAGGCGGAGCCGAAACGCTGCACCTCGTCGCCCCGCGATACGACCATGCGTCCCAGATTCTGATCGACGGCTGGGCGGTTTACCCGCATACACAGCGGATTGAGAAAGCGGCGTTCGTGTTGCCGCCCGAGATTGCCGGCCAGGACATGATCTGCCTGAAAGCCGATGAAGCTGAGTTTTATCCACGGCAGGGGAATCGACCTTCCGGGTGGCTGTTGCGAAACGCGAATCCATCAATGACCGAGATCCCGCTGACCGAACAGGGGAAATCGTATCTGCTGCGTTCCAAGCAGCCGGAGAATATCTTCGTCGTCAGCGATGTGACGCCGGACCTCATTTATAAAGCCAAGGAGTCGAGCGGCTTTCTGAGCACTGCTCAACTTGTCGAGCGGATTAACAGTCCCGCCATCGACAACAACACCGCTCGAGACCTCGAGTTTAATTTCCATGCCCGAGTGATCGAACCGTTTCTCACCGGGCTGATGATCTGGATTGCGATCCCGGTCATTCTCCAGAAGGAAAGCCGGGGAATGATCGTCAATGCGGGAGAGTGCGGCTTCTGGCTGTTCGCCATCATCGGCAGCACCTATGCAGTGCGGTTTCTGCCCGCCCTGCAGGTGGCTGAACCGGTTCAGGCGGCCTGGATTCCACTCCTGTTGACGACGCCGTTGACCGTCTGGATGCTCGATCGTGTCGAGACCTGA
- a CDS encoding lipoate--protein ligase family protein has translation MQTDFSTAVGSLFLEFFPRSGEENMAIDEQLLARAIDDEQISFRFYRWAEATLSLGHFQAKQRAPLAERFADLPAVTRLSGGGAILHDRELTYSLALPAAHPLAKNPTSLYAIVHTAFIAALAEQGIPVQMRGEELAAQNGEFLCFLRGDRHDVLSNGQKVLGSAQRRRKGAVLQHGSLILEASPLAPEVPGLSDLSGREVQVDSLVFGVMSRLGDLAASWENA, from the coding sequence ATGCAGACAGACTTTTCCACAGCCGTCGGCTCCCTGTTTCTCGAGTTCTTCCCGCGCTCCGGCGAAGAGAATATGGCCATCGACGAGCAACTGCTCGCGCGGGCCATCGACGATGAACAGATCTCCTTCCGCTTCTACCGCTGGGCCGAAGCGACCCTCAGTCTCGGTCATTTTCAGGCGAAGCAGCGTGCGCCGCTCGCGGAACGATTTGCCGATTTACCCGCAGTCACACGACTCTCCGGCGGTGGAGCGATTCTCCACGACCGCGAATTGACCTATAGCCTCGCCCTCCCCGCTGCTCATCCGCTGGCAAAGAATCCAACGTCACTCTACGCGATCGTCCATACCGCGTTCATCGCAGCACTGGCCGAACAGGGAATTCCGGTCCAGATGCGGGGGGAAGAGCTGGCCGCTCAGAATGGCGAGTTCCTCTGCTTCCTCCGCGGCGACCGGCATGATGTCCTAAGCAATGGACAGAAGGTCCTGGGGAGTGCCCAGCGTCGTCGAAAGGGTGCGGTGCTTCAGCACGGCAGTCTGATTCTGGAAGCCTCACCGCTGGCTCCGGAAGTCCCGGGGCTGAGCGACCTGTCAGGCCGGGAAGTCCAGGTCGATAGTCTCGTCTTTGGAGTGATGAGCCGGCTGGGAGATCTGGCGGCATCCTGGGAAAATGCCTGA
- the gcvPB gene encoding aminomethyl-transferring glycine dehydrogenase subunit GcvPB: MENQIALQLLQDLSVPGRRATAFPPEELAEAGTSSQIPDEHRADHTLSLPELSEGDIVRHYVSLSQRNMSVDTHFYPLGSCTMKYNPKRHERWAGMNGFINAHPYAETNDIQGLLAVLYEMQEMLGEIAGLPSVSLHPAAGAQGEFAAILTASAYFASKGEDRKTVVFPASAHGTNPASAAMAGYKCVQLKPSSTGLVNLDDLKQHLSEEVAVFMITNPNTIGLFEKDIQKISEMLHDVGGLVYIDGANMNAILGKTRPGDFGGDMMHYNVHKTFTGPHGAGGPGAGPIAVRDFLGDYLPGPIVTRETDAQGKTVYKLSKPPKSVGQLRSFIGNIGILLRGYFYIRTLGGVGLREVSEHAVLNANYLLSQLKDVLDVPNGDRCMHEFVASAAPLKKQGVTAMDIAKRLLDYGFHAPTVYFPLVIPEAMMMEPTETESKLTLDRFADTIKAILAEDPETLRSAPLTTPVSRPDEVKAAREPVLSYCPCPTAFEVEAPKGVKETVPSYI, from the coding sequence ATGGAAAATCAAATCGCCCTTCAGCTTCTGCAGGATCTCTCCGTTCCCGGACGCCGCGCGACCGCGTTCCCGCCGGAAGAACTGGCCGAAGCCGGCACGAGTTCGCAGATCCCCGATGAACATCGCGCGGATCACACGTTGAGTCTGCCCGAGTTGTCCGAAGGGGATATCGTTCGGCACTATGTGAGTCTGTCTCAGCGGAACATGTCGGTCGATACGCACTTCTATCCGCTCGGCAGCTGTACGATGAAGTACAACCCGAAGCGGCACGAACGCTGGGCGGGGATGAACGGCTTCATCAACGCTCATCCCTATGCCGAAACCAATGATATTCAGGGGCTCCTGGCTGTTCTGTACGAGATGCAGGAAATGCTGGGAGAGATCGCCGGACTGCCTTCGGTGTCGCTGCATCCAGCCGCCGGGGCTCAGGGCGAGTTCGCCGCGATTTTGACGGCTTCGGCTTACTTCGCCAGCAAAGGCGAGGACCGGAAAACCGTTGTCTTCCCGGCGAGTGCTCACGGCACGAATCCCGCCAGTGCGGCTATGGCCGGTTACAAGTGCGTCCAGCTGAAACCTTCTTCGACCGGGCTCGTCAATCTCGACGATCTGAAGCAGCACCTGTCGGAAGAAGTGGCCGTGTTCATGATCACGAATCCGAACACGATCGGACTGTTCGAGAAGGACATTCAGAAGATCAGCGAGATGCTGCACGATGTCGGCGGACTCGTCTACATCGATGGCGCGAACATGAACGCCATTCTCGGCAAGACGCGTCCCGGCGACTTCGGCGGCGACATGATGCACTACAACGTGCACAAGACCTTCACTGGCCCTCACGGAGCCGGCGGGCCGGGTGCAGGGCCGATTGCGGTCCGTGATTTCCTCGGCGACTACCTGCCGGGGCCAATCGTGACCCGTGAAACCGATGCTCAGGGCAAGACGGTCTACAAGCTGTCGAAGCCACCCAAGTCGGTCGGTCAGCTGCGGTCGTTTATTGGCAACATCGGCATTCTGCTGCGGGGGTACTTCTACATTCGCACGCTCGGCGGCGTCGGACTTCGGGAAGTTTCTGAACACGCCGTGCTCAACGCCAACTATCTACTGTCGCAGCTCAAGGATGTCCTCGACGTCCCCAACGGAGATCGCTGTATGCACGAGTTCGTCGCGTCCGCTGCTCCGCTGAAGAAGCAGGGCGTGACGGCGATGGACATCGCGAAGCGGCTGCTCGATTACGGCTTCCACGCCCCGACGGTCTACTTCCCACTGGTCATTCCGGAAGCGATGATGATGGAGCCGACGGAAACCGAATCGAAGCTCACCCTCGATCGGTTTGCCGATACTATCAAGGCGATTCTGGCCGAAGATCCGGAGACGTTGCGGAGCGCTCCGCTAACGACGCCAGTCAGTCGTCCAGATGAAGTCAAGGCGGCCCGCGAGCCGGTGCTGAGCTACTGCCCCTGTCCGACAGCCTTCGAAGTTGAGGCTCCCAAGGGCGTGAAAGAAACGGTCCCGTCGTATATTTAG
- the gcvPA gene encoding aminomethyl-transferring glycine dehydrogenase subunit GcvPA, whose product MSYLFATPEEQQQMLAAIGVENLDDLFEQLPEDVRLNRELDLPPALSEIELDRMLRKISSDFATHGDRVCFQGGGAYDHFIPATVDEICSRGEFYTAYTPYQPEASQGTLQAFFEFQSLITALTGMDVANASLYEGASALAEAIIMAIRSTNRGSRVVISGTVHPEYIETVRTYLMRNECEIVIADAVDGVTDWQQAGSLINDQTAAVVVQHPNFFGCFEDVQSVVDQAHAAGALAIEVFDPVSLGVMKRPGDYGIDIAVAEGQSLGIPLQFGGPYLGIMACREKFVRKMPGRLIGQTVDRDGRRAFVLNFQTREQHIRRDKATSNICTNQGLMALRASVYISQLGPKGFVELGDQCHQKAAALADRLTEAGVGQLAYAQPFFKEFVFQFNRPVDEVIAAAQNAGFNLGPVLDRFEFPNGVPENSLLIAVTEKRTFDEIDRLVAALSR is encoded by the coding sequence GTGTCCTATCTATTTGCAACCCCGGAAGAACAACAGCAGATGCTGGCCGCGATCGGGGTCGAAAACCTCGACGATCTTTTCGAGCAGCTGCCCGAAGACGTGCGGCTCAATCGCGAACTTGATCTGCCGCCGGCGCTGTCGGAAATCGAACTCGACCGGATGCTCCGGAAAATCAGTTCCGATTTCGCCACGCACGGAGACCGCGTCTGCTTCCAGGGGGGCGGAGCCTACGATCATTTCATCCCGGCGACGGTCGATGAGATCTGCTCCCGCGGCGAGTTCTACACCGCCTACACGCCTTATCAGCCAGAAGCCAGTCAGGGGACGCTGCAGGCATTCTTCGAATTCCAGTCGCTGATCACCGCCCTCACCGGCATGGACGTCGCCAATGCCAGCCTGTACGAAGGGGCGAGTGCTCTGGCTGAAGCGATCATCATGGCGATCCGCTCGACCAATCGAGGCAGCCGGGTCGTCATCTCTGGAACGGTGCATCCCGAATACATCGAAACTGTTCGCACGTACCTGATGCGAAACGAATGCGAGATCGTCATTGCCGACGCTGTCGATGGTGTCACCGACTGGCAGCAGGCCGGCTCGCTGATCAACGATCAGACCGCAGCCGTCGTCGTGCAGCATCCGAACTTCTTCGGCTGCTTTGAAGATGTGCAGTCCGTCGTTGATCAGGCTCACGCAGCCGGGGCTCTGGCGATCGAAGTCTTCGATCCGGTCAGTCTCGGCGTGATGAAGCGGCCCGGCGACTACGGCATCGACATTGCCGTGGCGGAAGGGCAGTCGCTCGGTATTCCGCTACAGTTCGGCGGGCCTTACCTCGGCATCATGGCCTGTCGTGAGAAGTTCGTCCGCAAGATGCCGGGACGTCTGATCGGACAGACTGTGGATCGCGATGGACGCCGTGCGTTCGTGCTCAATTTCCAGACGCGTGAACAGCACATCCGCCGCGACAAGGCGACCAGTAACATCTGCACCAACCAGGGGCTGATGGCTCTGCGGGCGTCGGTCTACATTTCTCAGCTCGGCCCGAAAGGCTTTGTCGAGCTGGGCGATCAGTGTCACCAGAAAGCAGCCGCCCTGGCCGATCGATTGACGGAAGCTGGCGTGGGACAACTGGCGTATGCCCAGCCGTTCTTCAAAGAGTTCGTTTTCCAGTTCAACCGTCCGGTGGACGAGGTGATCGCCGCTGCTCAGAACGCCGGCTTCAACCTCGGACCTGTTCTGGATCGATTCGAGTTCCCGAATGGTGTTCCGGAAAACTCACTGCTGATCGCTGTCACCGAGAAGCGGACCTTCGACGAAATCGACCGCCTCGTTGCCGCCCTCAGCCGGTAA
- the gcvH gene encoding glycine cleavage system protein GcvH, whose product MDLSSLRYSQTHEWVHWDGNVATIGITDFAVSQLTDLVYVDLPKVGSEIKAGETCGEIESVKAVGELNSPLDGTVAEVNESLENELEKLSDSPFEAGWIFRLTPSDPSQIDALLDRAAYEKLCDEEGH is encoded by the coding sequence ATGGATCTTTCTTCCCTCCGGTATTCGCAGACGCATGAATGGGTGCACTGGGACGGCAACGTCGCCACGATCGGGATTACCGACTTCGCCGTCTCTCAGCTGACCGATCTGGTCTATGTCGATCTGCCGAAGGTCGGAAGCGAGATCAAAGCGGGCGAAACCTGCGGCGAGATTGAGAGTGTGAAAGCGGTCGGCGAGCTGAATTCGCCCCTCGATGGCACTGTGGCCGAAGTCAACGAGTCGCTCGAGAACGAACTGGAAAAACTGTCGGACAGCCCGTTTGAGGCTGGCTGGATTTTCCGGCTGACTCCGAGTGATCCGTCTCAGATCGATGCTCTCCTCGATCGAGCCGCCTACGAAAAGCTCTGCGACGAAGAAGGGCACTGA
- the rpiB gene encoding ribose 5-phosphate isomerase B — MKVAVASDHRGFDLKSRILDRLTNLGHESVDMGPESGESVDYPDFAIKVSKAVAAGEVDRGILICGTGMGMCIAANKFSGVRATACHDEVTAEMSRRHNDANVLCLSAELLGEQLVDRMTDIWMTTEFEGGRHARRLGKIADFEQK; from the coding sequence ATGAAAGTAGCCGTCGCAAGCGATCACCGGGGATTTGACCTGAAATCGCGTATTCTTGATCGACTCACCAACCTGGGACACGAATCCGTGGATATGGGCCCGGAATCTGGTGAGAGTGTCGACTATCCCGACTTCGCCATCAAAGTTTCCAAGGCTGTTGCAGCCGGGGAAGTGGATCGTGGTATTCTGATTTGCGGCACCGGCATGGGCATGTGCATTGCCGCCAACAAATTCTCCGGCGTCCGGGCCACGGCCTGTCACGATGAAGTGACTGCGGAAATGAGCCGTCGTCACAACGATGCCAATGTGCTCTGCCTGTCTGCGGAACTGCTCGGCGAACAGCTGGTCGATCGCATGACCGACATCTGGATGACGACCGAATTCGAAGGGGGCCGCCACGCCCGCCGTCTCGGTAAAATCGCCGACTTCGAACAGAAGTAG